One window of the Natronomonas marina genome contains the following:
- a CDS encoding ribonuclease P protein component 4 — translation MNVAAERIERLADLARAAAREGDDDLARRYVRRARRVAERNRLPLPTRFKRFTCDACDAYLVVGRNARVRTKSGHVVVTCDCGHQARYPY, via the coding sequence GTGAACGTCGCGGCCGAACGCATCGAGCGACTGGCGGACCTCGCACGGGCGGCGGCCCGTGAGGGCGACGACGACCTCGCCCGGCGGTACGTCCGCCGGGCCCGCCGGGTCGCGGAGCGGAACCGCCTCCCGTTGCCGACCCGGTTCAAGCGGTTCACCTGCGACGCGTGTGACGCGTACCTCGTCGTCGGCCGCAACGCCCGCGTCCGCACGAAGTCAGGCCACGTCGTCGTCACCTGCGACTGCGGCCACCAGGCGCGGTACCCCTACTGA
- a CDS encoding geranylgeranylglycerol-phosphate geranylgeranyltransferase, which translates to MERARGFVELTRPGNAVAAGGLTFVGAFVARGLSAPLPAAIAVVATVLATGGGNAINDYFDREIDAINQPERPIPRGAVSARAALAFSVLLFVGAVGLTLLLPLLSIAIAFVNLVALVAYTEVFKGLPGVGNALVAYLTGSTFLFGGAAVEGDLTPVVALFALAASATMAREIVKDVEDVAGDREEGLRTLPIVVGRRRALGIAAAFVVAAVVASPIPYVRGTFGLPYLVVLAPALAGMLAGTYRSFEAPATGQRWLKVAMFAAAVAFVAGRAAVVA; encoded by the coding sequence ATGGAGCGGGCACGCGGGTTCGTCGAGTTGACCCGGCCGGGTAACGCCGTCGCGGCGGGTGGGCTGACGTTCGTCGGGGCGTTCGTCGCCCGTGGGCTGTCGGCCCCGCTGCCGGCGGCCATCGCCGTCGTGGCGACCGTGCTCGCAACCGGCGGTGGCAACGCCATCAACGACTACTTCGACCGGGAAATCGACGCCATCAACCAGCCCGAGCGGCCGATTCCGCGCGGTGCGGTGTCGGCGCGGGCGGCACTGGCCTTCAGCGTCCTGCTTTTCGTCGGCGCCGTCGGGTTGACGCTGTTGCTCCCGCTTCTGTCCATCGCCATCGCGTTCGTCAACCTCGTCGCGCTGGTCGCCTACACGGAGGTGTTCAAGGGGCTGCCGGGTGTCGGGAACGCCCTGGTCGCATACCTGACCGGCAGTACGTTCCTCTTCGGCGGTGCGGCCGTCGAGGGTGACCTGACGCCGGTCGTGGCGCTGTTCGCGCTGGCCGCGAGCGCGACGATGGCCCGCGAGATCGTCAAGGACGTCGAGGACGTCGCCGGCGACCGTGAGGAGGGACTCCGGACGCTCCCCATCGTCGTCGGTCGCCGACGGGCGCTCGGCATCGCGGCGGCGTTCGTCGTCGCTGCCGTCGTTGCGAGCCCGATTCCGTACGTCCGGGGGACCTTCGGTCTGCCGTATCTGGTGGTGCTGGCGCCGGCGCTGGCCGGCATGCTCGCGGGGACGTACCGCTCCTTCGAGGCACCGGCGACCGGCCAGCGGTGGCTCAAGGTCGCGATGTTCGCCGCCGCGGTCGCGTTCGTCGCCGGCCGTGCGGCCGTCGTCGCGTAG
- a CDS encoding DUF3179 domain-containing protein produces the protein MRTATRRRLLAATGGGLAALAGCSRRRGPSGSLDGSEGGDGGGDSGGGENGSDGARPPTADERLPLSMSPSALREAARSGGPPKDGIPSIDHPSFVDPSDAGFLNGGDPVFGVVRDGVSKTYPQKILVQHEIVNDVLAGDPVAVTYCPLTGTVQGFERGGTTFGVSGRLINNNLVMYDRETETWWPQILATSIPGPWNEDPEIASLREFRLVWTTWERWRGHRPDTRVLSTDTGHAKNYGRDPYGSYNPQGGYYGNDSLLFPALSNDDTFGRKRVVMGARTPAGAAAFLKDALREREVISGRIGDTPVVAAYDDRLDTAYAYLNPEEATVESTDGTAVRVDGERHTPADLPLEEVHTFDAMWFAWAGYYPDTNVYE, from the coding sequence ATGCGAACGGCAACTCGTCGACGGCTCCTCGCTGCGACCGGGGGCGGGCTGGCGGCGCTGGCGGGGTGCAGTCGACGCCGCGGTCCGTCGGGATCGCTCGACGGGTCCGAAGGCGGCGACGGCGGGGGCGACAGCGGCGGCGGTGAAAACGGCAGCGACGGTGCACGCCCGCCGACGGCCGACGAACGGCTCCCGCTGTCGATGTCGCCGTCGGCGTTGCGCGAAGCGGCCCGGTCCGGCGGCCCGCCGAAGGACGGTATCCCGTCGATAGACCACCCGTCGTTCGTCGATCCGAGCGACGCCGGATTCCTGAACGGCGGCGACCCGGTCTTCGGCGTCGTCCGCGACGGCGTCTCGAAGACCTATCCCCAGAAGATACTGGTCCAACACGAGATCGTAAACGACGTGCTCGCCGGCGACCCCGTCGCCGTCACGTACTGCCCGCTCACCGGCACGGTACAGGGATTCGAGCGCGGCGGCACCACCTTCGGCGTCTCCGGCCGACTCATCAACAACAACCTCGTCATGTACGACCGGGAGACGGAGACGTGGTGGCCACAGATTCTCGCCACGTCCATTCCCGGGCCGTGGAACGAGGACCCCGAAATCGCGTCGCTTCGGGAGTTCCGGCTCGTCTGGACGACCTGGGAACGGTGGCGGGGCCACCGCCCCGACACGCGGGTCCTGTCGACGGACACCGGCCACGCGAAGAACTACGGACGGGACCCCTACGGTTCGTACAATCCCCAGGGCGGCTACTACGGGAACGATTCGCTGCTGTTCCCGGCGCTGTCGAACGACGACACCTTCGGGCGGAAGCGCGTCGTGATGGGCGCCAGGACCCCGGCGGGGGCGGCGGCCTTCCTGAAGGATGCCCTCCGCGAACGGGAGGTGATTTCGGGTCGCATCGGCGACACTCCGGTCGTGGCGGCCTACGACGACCGCCTGGATACGGCCTACGCCTACCTGAACCCCGAGGAGGCGACCGTGGAGTCGACCGACGGGACCGCCGTCCGGGTGGACGGCGAGCGTCACACGCCGGCGGACCTGCCGCTGGAGGAGGTCCACACGTTCGACGCGATGTGGTTCGCCTGGGCGGGCTACTACCCGGACACGAACGTCTATGAGTGA
- a CDS encoding CoA-binding protein yields MPVENDDELREILQLDTIAVVGCSATPGKAAHDIPNFMRERGYEIVPVNPYADEIFGMEPYDSLAEVDEEIDIVDVFRPSEEVAGIVDEALDREDIDVVWTQLGVRDPEAGERVEAAGKRYVEDRCLKVEYQRLM; encoded by the coding sequence ATGCCGGTCGAAAACGACGACGAACTCCGCGAGATACTCCAGCTAGACACCATTGCCGTCGTCGGCTGCTCGGCGACGCCGGGGAAGGCCGCCCACGACATCCCGAATTTCATGCGCGAGCGGGGCTACGAGATCGTCCCGGTCAACCCCTACGCCGACGAGATATTCGGGATGGAGCCGTACGATTCGCTGGCCGAGGTCGACGAGGAGATCGACATCGTAGACGTCTTTCGGCCCAGCGAGGAGGTAGCGGGAATCGTCGACGAGGCGCTCGACCGCGAGGACATCGACGTTGTCTGGACCCAGCTCGGCGTCCGAGACCCCGAGGCCGGCGAGCGCGTCGAGGCCGCAGGCAAGCGGTACGTCGAGGACCGCTGTCTGAAGGTCGAGTACCAGCGGTTGATGTAG
- a CDS encoding YhbY family RNA-binding protein — protein MPERTLRERAHDVEVTVWVGKAGIDAVVEELSDQLDDRELVKAKFLRAARGGTTTEELADELAGRVGADVVETRGHTAVFNR, from the coding sequence ATGCCGGAACGGACGCTACGAGAGCGGGCCCACGACGTCGAGGTGACGGTGTGGGTCGGGAAGGCGGGCATCGACGCCGTCGTCGAGGAGCTGTCGGACCAGCTCGACGACCGCGAACTGGTGAAGGCGAAGTTCCTCCGGGCGGCCCGGGGCGGGACGACGACCGAGGAACTGGCCGACGAACTCGCTGGCCGGGTCGGCGCCGACGTCGTCGAGACGCGCGGCCACACTGCGGTGTTCAACCGATGA
- a CDS encoding 30S ribosomal protein S15 — MARMHSRRRGSSGSDRPTADEPPEWSDVDEDAIEERVVELAEAGHDPSQIGLKLRDEGVQGTPVPDVKLATGKKVTEILEENDAEPDLPEDLRNLMERAVRLRDHMAENPGDAQNKRALQNTESKIRRLVDYYRGDELDEAFTYEYDEAKELLE, encoded by the coding sequence ATGGCACGAATGCACTCACGCCGTCGCGGGTCGTCCGGTTCGGACCGCCCCACGGCAGACGAGCCGCCGGAGTGGAGCGACGTAGACGAAGATGCAATCGAGGAGCGCGTCGTCGAACTGGCCGAGGCCGGCCACGACCCCAGCCAGATCGGGCTGAAGCTGCGCGACGAGGGCGTCCAGGGCACGCCGGTCCCGGACGTCAAGCTCGCCACGGGCAAGAAGGTCACCGAGATCCTCGAGGAGAACGACGCCGAGCCCGACCTGCCGGAGGACCTCCGGAACCTGATGGAGCGGGCCGTTCGCCTCCGGGACCACATGGCCGAGAACCCGGGCGACGCCCAGAACAAGCGCGCCCTGCAGAACACCGAGTCGAAGATTCGCCGCCTCGTGGACTACTACCGCGGCGACGAACTCGACGAGGCGTTCACCTACGAGTACGACGAGGCGAAGGAACTGCTGGAGTAG
- a CDS encoding winged helix-turn-helix domain-containing protein, with protein sequence MAPDGESGDGDGTGDVPDDGEPAGLSAAEAFALVGHEHRVAILRALLAESRAGESPTTFSALRKRAGIDVSAQFSYHLEELTGQFVRRTDDGYELRYAGWEVATAILAGTYNERAAFGPTGIAGRCPRCGEAELAAAYREEWFSVRCEACERRHARYPLPPGAIEPRSLPAVLSAFDRYVRTQLDLARENVCPGCFGVMDVRTHDGDGESPFPADRVAVYDCRRCGNRLYPPLGLFVLGTDPVRRFLRDRGADPAETPFWEFAFCVGDEAVTVEGDDPWRATIGVRAGEDRLVVTVDDDLRVVSTVVE encoded by the coding sequence ATGGCACCGGACGGCGAGAGCGGCGACGGTGACGGGACGGGCGACGTGCCGGACGACGGCGAGCCGGCGGGACTCTCGGCGGCGGAGGCGTTCGCACTGGTCGGCCACGAGCACCGCGTCGCAATCCTCCGGGCGCTTTTGGCCGAGAGCCGGGCGGGAGAGTCGCCGACGACCTTCTCGGCGCTCCGAAAGCGGGCCGGCATCGACGTCAGCGCGCAGTTCAGCTACCACCTCGAGGAGCTGACCGGCCAGTTCGTCCGCCGGACCGACGACGGGTACGAACTCCGGTACGCCGGCTGGGAGGTCGCCACCGCCATCCTGGCGGGGACGTACAACGAGCGGGCGGCCTTCGGGCCGACGGGAATCGCGGGCCGCTGCCCGCGGTGCGGCGAGGCGGAACTGGCGGCCGCCTACCGCGAGGAGTGGTTCAGCGTCCGGTGTGAGGCCTGCGAGCGCCGGCACGCCCGGTACCCGCTGCCGCCGGGCGCCATCGAACCGCGGTCGCTGCCGGCAGTGCTGTCGGCGTTCGACCGCTACGTCCGGACGCAACTCGACCTGGCCCGCGAGAACGTCTGCCCGGGCTGTTTCGGCGTGATGGACGTCCGGACCCACGACGGGGACGGCGAGTCGCCGTTCCCCGCCGACCGGGTCGCCGTCTACGACTGCCGGCGGTGCGGCAACCGCCTGTACCCGCCGCTGGGACTGTTCGTCCTGGGGACCGACCCCGTTCGGCGGTTCCTCCGGGACCGCGGCGCCGACCCCGCCGAGACGCCCTTCTGGGAGTTCGCCTTCTGCGTGGGCGACGAGGCCGTCACGGTCGAGGGGGACGACCCCTGGAGAGCGACGATCGGCGTCCGGGCGGGCGAGGACCGCCTCGTGGTCACCGTCGACGACGATCTGCGGGTCGTCTCCACTGTCGTCGAGTGA
- a CDS encoding KEOPS complex subunit Pcc1, with amino-acid sequence MKRTATIRTTHDRPEVVAAALRPDNTPEMATRVEDDAVVTTIERDSAGGLRTTVDDYVSNLTVAQRLTDTTTQS; translated from the coding sequence ATGAAGCGGACCGCGACCATCCGGACGACCCACGACCGGCCCGAAGTCGTCGCGGCCGCGCTCCGGCCGGACAACACGCCGGAGATGGCCACCCGAGTCGAGGACGACGCCGTCGTGACGACAATCGAGCGCGACTCGGCCGGCGGTCTCCGGACGACCGTCGACGACTACGTGAGTAACCTCACGGTTGCACAGCGACTAACCGACACAACGACACAATCATGA
- a CDS encoding 30S ribosomal protein S3ae: MSERSVSKQKQEKRWYTVMAPEIFDRVELGETPADEPEQVYDRTIETTLGELDDDPSENNTKLTFQITDVGSDAAYTEFVQHELTRDYLRSLTRRGTSKVDAFVTVLSTDDYRLQVQPVAYTTKNADRSQEQAIRETMVDLVEEAAAERTFEGLIDSIVEGRLSSAIYNEAKTIYPLRRVEVQKTRLQAHPEEVAAEEEATVDVDEEDVDVEDEA; encoded by the coding sequence ATGAGCGAACGTTCAGTATCCAAGCAGAAACAGGAGAAGCGATGGTACACCGTGATGGCCCCGGAGATCTTCGACCGGGTCGAACTCGGTGAGACGCCTGCGGACGAACCCGAGCAGGTCTACGACCGGACGATAGAGACGACGCTGGGCGAACTCGACGACGACCCCAGCGAGAACAACACGAAACTGACATTCCAGATCACGGACGTCGGCAGCGACGCCGCCTACACCGAGTTCGTCCAGCACGAACTCACCCGTGACTACCTGCGGAGCCTCACCCGCCGCGGCACCTCGAAGGTCGACGCCTTCGTCACGGTGCTTTCGACGGACGACTACCGCCTGCAGGTCCAGCCGGTCGCCTACACCACGAAGAACGCCGACCGGAGCCAAGAGCAGGCCATCCGCGAGACGATGGTCGACCTCGTCGAGGAGGCGGCCGCCGAGCGCACCTTCGAGGGCCTCATCGACAGCATCGTCGAGGGGCGGCTCTCGTCGGCCATCTACAACGAGGCCAAGACCATCTACCCGCTGCGGCGCGTCGAGGTCCAGAAGACGCGACTGCAGGCCCACCCCGAGGAAGTCGCCGCCGAGGAAGAGGCCACGGTCGACGTCGACGAGGAGGACGTCGACGTCGAAGACGAGGCCTGA
- a CDS encoding cupredoxin domain-containing protein codes for MDRRAYLATAGAALLPPVAGCLAGGLSESEYDVGMTANAFVPDRLEIGVGDTVVWGNNGSRSHTVTAYDGGLPDGADFFASGGFENTESARDAWNSGGGGDIVPGETYEHTFETPGEHNYFCIPHERDGMVGVVVVTE; via the coding sequence ATGGACCGACGCGCGTATCTCGCGACCGCGGGCGCGGCGCTTCTGCCCCCGGTCGCCGGCTGTCTCGCCGGCGGGCTCTCGGAGTCGGAGTACGACGTGGGGATGACGGCGAACGCGTTCGTGCCCGACCGCCTCGAGATCGGGGTCGGCGACACCGTCGTCTGGGGCAACAACGGTTCGCGGAGCCACACCGTCACCGCCTACGACGGCGGCCTCCCCGACGGCGCCGACTTCTTCGCCTCCGGCGGCTTCGAGAACACCGAGTCCGCCCGCGACGCCTGGAACTCCGGCGGTGGCGGGGACATCGTCCCTGGCGAGACGTACGAACACACGTTCGAGACTCCCGGCGAGCACAACTACTTCTGTATCCCCCACGAGCGCGACGGGATGGTCGGTGTCGTCGTCGTCACGGAGTAG
- a CDS encoding DUF5798 family protein has product MPLGGATKKIQKILDTAEELYNRIVELREQVMEVRETVQDTNARVATLENKLDQQGAILEALAEHEGIDVDELVTEVAIEEAEPEDGEGNAASHDGSADGDGSIPDAETGDGSAG; this is encoded by the coding sequence ATGCCACTGGGAGGCGCGACGAAGAAGATACAGAAGATCCTCGATACGGCCGAGGAACTCTACAACCGGATCGTCGAGCTCCGCGAACAGGTGATGGAGGTCCGCGAGACGGTCCAGGACACCAACGCCCGGGTTGCGACCCTCGAGAACAAACTCGACCAGCAGGGAGCCATCCTCGAGGCGCTCGCGGAACACGAGGGCATCGACGTCGACGAACTCGTGACCGAGGTCGCCATCGAGGAGGCCGAACCCGAAGACGGAGAGGGCAACGCCGCGAGCCACGACGGATCGGCCGACGGCGACGGCTCTATCCCCGACGCCGAAACCGGCGACGGCTCCGCGGGCTGA
- a CDS encoding mechanosensitive ion channel family protein has product MIPLQATNFVGEFLNETFGIPVAYADPIGYAALGIVVFVAVYVVGRAVVVPLADRAMNRRGLDAHAKKPLRKVVMIAVVFVAFAAGFAAAGRGSILTALATIAAAATLAIGFALQDVLQNFVAGVFIFAEKPFRIGDWIQWDDEEGVVEDISLRVTRVRSFDNELMTVPNSQLTDGVLTNPVDADKLRLKFVFGIGYDDDIEKATDIIIEEAAAHEEIMDDPAPSVRLTELGDSSVGLQSRIWIADPSRADFVKTRGEYVTAVKERFDEAGIDIPYPHRALTGGLEFAEGPVATAE; this is encoded by the coding sequence ATGATCCCGCTGCAGGCCACCAACTTCGTGGGCGAGTTCCTCAACGAGACGTTCGGGATTCCGGTCGCCTACGCCGACCCCATCGGCTACGCCGCGCTCGGCATCGTGGTGTTCGTCGCGGTCTACGTCGTCGGTCGGGCGGTCGTCGTCCCCCTGGCCGACCGGGCGATGAACCGCCGGGGTCTCGACGCCCACGCGAAAAAGCCCCTGCGGAAGGTCGTGATGATAGCCGTCGTCTTCGTCGCCTTCGCCGCCGGGTTCGCGGCCGCCGGCCGGGGCAGCATCCTCACCGCGCTGGCGACCATCGCCGCCGCGGCGACGCTGGCCATCGGGTTCGCGCTGCAGGACGTCCTGCAGAACTTCGTCGCCGGCGTGTTCATCTTCGCCGAGAAGCCGTTCCGCATCGGCGACTGGATCCAGTGGGACGACGAGGAGGGCGTCGTCGAGGACATCAGCCTCCGAGTCACCCGCGTGCGCTCGTTCGACAACGAACTGATGACGGTGCCGAACTCCCAGTTGACCGACGGCGTGCTGACCAACCCCGTCGACGCCGACAAACTCCGCCTGAAGTTCGTCTTCGGCATCGGCTACGACGACGACATCGAGAAGGCCACCGACATCATCATCGAGGAGGCAGCAGCCCACGAGGAAATCATGGACGACCCCGCACCCTCGGTCCGGCTGACGGAACTGGGCGACTCCTCGGTCGGCCTGCAGTCCCGCATCTGGATCGCCGACCCCTCCAGGGCCGACTTCGTGAAGACCCGCGGCGAGTACGTCACCGCGGTCAAGGAACGGTTCGACGAGGCGGGCATCGACATCCCCTACCCGCACCGCGCGCTCACCGGCGGCCTGGAGTTCGCCGAGGGGCCCGTCGCCACGGCCGAGTGA
- a CDS encoding DUF7548 family protein, translating into MESRRLAPTLGIVASLSVVGLLLVPYAVVDGTAVGNYYGSGLLSPWVGGLLALVAVVVFAAGREERTEPETAAGIGVGLGLAAFVVAAVWAVTVPAEVPLQLTTDEPLVGPLTTGTVLEYHRWVLAATAALVPAAGAWYAKTLRLF; encoded by the coding sequence ATGGAGAGTCGCCGACTCGCCCCGACGCTCGGCATCGTCGCCTCGCTTTCGGTAGTTGGGCTGCTTCTCGTTCCCTACGCGGTCGTCGACGGAACTGCCGTCGGCAACTACTATGGTTCGGGCCTCCTGTCGCCGTGGGTCGGCGGCCTGCTCGCGCTGGTCGCTGTCGTCGTCTTCGCGGCCGGCCGGGAGGAGCGAACCGAACCCGAAACCGCAGCCGGAATCGGCGTCGGTCTGGGACTCGCGGCCTTCGTCGTCGCGGCGGTGTGGGCGGTGACGGTGCCGGCGGAGGTGCCGCTGCAGTTGACGACGGACGAACCGCTGGTCGGCCCACTCACGACCGGAACCGTGCTCGAGTACCACCGCTGGGTGCTGGCGGCGACGGCGGCGCTCGTCCCCGCCGCCGGCGCGTGGTACGCGAAGACGCTGCGGCTGTTCTGA
- a CDS encoding protein sorting system archaetidylserine synthase (This PssA-like phosphatidyltransferase, along with a PssD-like decarboxylase, is required in Haloarchaea for the archaeosortase ArtA to replace the PGF-CTERM sorting signal with a C-terminal lipid anchor.), with product MQPRFLGQLGLADAVTVANAAVGFVAAAVAVSDPALAARLVLLAAIADGLDGVIARTRGGTPVGDHLDSLADVASFGVAPAVFVYGVARGGLGDSTVETVALFGIPALFVAMAVVRLGFYMLEDRDGAETEGVQTTLAATILAVAYLAGLTDPLVLLGVTAVFVYLMVAPVTYPELYARDALVLGGLQALTVLFPTAVSRVFPRSLLLFAVAYLVLAPFVYWRDA from the coding sequence ATGCAGCCGCGTTTCCTGGGACAGTTGGGGCTGGCCGACGCCGTGACTGTCGCCAACGCGGCCGTCGGGTTCGTCGCCGCCGCCGTCGCCGTCTCCGACCCGGCGCTGGCCGCCCGCCTCGTCCTCCTCGCGGCCATCGCCGACGGTCTCGACGGGGTCATCGCCCGGACCCGCGGCGGCACCCCCGTCGGCGACCACCTCGACTCGCTGGCCGACGTCGCCTCCTTCGGCGTCGCGCCCGCCGTGTTCGTCTACGGCGTCGCCCGCGGCGGCCTGGGCGACTCGACCGTCGAGACGGTCGCCCTCTTCGGGATTCCGGCGCTGTTCGTGGCGATGGCGGTCGTCCGCCTCGGATTCTACATGCTCGAGGACCGCGACGGCGCCGAGACGGAGGGCGTCCAGACGACGCTGGCGGCCACCATCCTCGCGGTGGCGTACCTGGCCGGCCTCACCGACCCGCTCGTCCTGCTCGGCGTCACCGCCGTCTTCGTCTACCTGATGGTCGCGCCGGTCACGTATCCCGAACTGTACGCGAGAGACGCCCTGGTACTGGGCGGGTTACAGGCGCTCACGGTGCTGTTTCCGACCGCCGTCAGCCGGGTGTTTCCTCGGTCGTTGCTCCTCTTCGCCGTCGCGTACCTCGTGCTGGCGCCGTTCGTTTACTGGCGGGACGCCTGA
- a CDS encoding MFS transporter translates to MDGPSPAVAKYYLYQAADSVGFIWPVFTLFLLWNDLSYTQIGTLSAISAVLVVVFEVPTGHLADRFGRRNVLSLGMVAMALSTAGFVVAGTFAAFVGLYVLWALSMALQHGTADAWLYATLRERTDAEAFTRIRGRGGAVHQLVSVGTMVAGGLLYVAHPTYPFVASAVLNAVGAGVVLTMPRNAAVEDDVVGFREAVGVVRSQLADASLRVFLPYVALFFAIVSVADTYVQPITVEVLGSVSPPSALASATRGTAVPPPVTLGVMYAGFALVAAVASYHAETVRAWLGLRRALLVLPVLTAALFVAPLAVPLAAVPVFFVMKGANDLSRPLVGQYLNDRTDEAGRATVLSAASMVYAFVRAPLKPLAGLLADATAPVVTVGALGVGFLLVAAALLVSTVPVEAETGGLAGERAD, encoded by the coding sequence ATGGACGGACCATCCCCGGCGGTGGCGAAGTACTACCTGTACCAGGCGGCCGACTCCGTCGGTTTCATCTGGCCGGTCTTCACGCTGTTTTTGCTGTGGAACGACCTCAGTTACACGCAGATAGGCACGCTGAGTGCGATTTCTGCGGTTCTCGTGGTCGTCTTCGAGGTGCCGACGGGCCACCTCGCCGACCGATTCGGCCGCCGGAACGTCCTCTCGCTTGGGATGGTCGCCATGGCGCTGTCGACGGCCGGGTTCGTCGTCGCGGGGACGTTCGCGGCGTTCGTCGGTCTCTACGTCCTCTGGGCGCTCTCGATGGCGCTGCAGCACGGCACCGCCGACGCGTGGCTCTACGCCACGCTCCGGGAGCGGACCGACGCCGAGGCGTTCACCCGGATTCGGGGCCGCGGCGGCGCCGTCCACCAACTCGTCTCCGTCGGCACGATGGTCGCCGGCGGCCTCCTGTACGTCGCCCACCCGACGTACCCCTTCGTCGCCTCGGCGGTTCTCAACGCCGTCGGCGCCGGGGTCGTCCTCACGATGCCGCGGAACGCGGCCGTAGAGGACGACGTCGTCGGATTCCGCGAGGCGGTCGGCGTCGTCCGCTCGCAACTCGCCGACGCCTCCCTGCGGGTCTTCCTCCCGTACGTCGCGCTGTTCTTCGCCATCGTCTCCGTCGCGGACACGTACGTCCAGCCGATAACGGTCGAGGTGCTGGGGTCCGTCTCGCCCCCGTCGGCGCTGGCGAGCGCGACGAGGGGGACGGCGGTCCCGCCGCCGGTCACGCTCGGCGTGATGTACGCCGGGTTCGCTCTCGTCGCCGCCGTCGCCAGTTACCACGCCGAGACGGTCCGGGCGTGGCTCGGCCTCCGACGGGCGCTCCTGGTCCTCCCGGTGCTCACGGCGGCGCTGTTCGTCGCCCCGCTGGCCGTTCCACTCGCCGCCGTCCCCGTGTTCTTCGTCATGAAGGGGGCCAACGACCTCTCGCGGCCGCTCGTCGGCCAGTACCTCAACGACCGGACGGACGAGGCGGGGCGGGCGACGGTGCTGAGCGCCGCGTCGATGGTCTACGCGTTCGTCCGCGCGCCGCTGAAACCGCTAGCGGGGCTGCTCGCGGACGCCACCGCCCCGGTCGTGACCGTCGGCGCGCTCGGCGTCGGGTTCCTGCTGGTCGCGGCGGCCCTCCTCGTCTCGACGGTGCCCGTCGAGGCCGAGACCGGAGGACTCGCCGGCGAGCGGGCGGACTGA